The Nocardioides ginsengisegetis region AACCCGGTCACGGACGCGATCCGGCGCGAGGACCGCATCGAGTGGGTCGGTGTGCGCCACGAGGAGGTCGCGGCCTTCGCCGCGAGCGCCCAGGCGCAGCTGACCGACCGGCTCGCGGTGTGCATGGGCACCGTCGGGCCGGGCGCGATCCACCTCCTCAACGGGCTCTACGACGCCAAGAAGTCGCACGCGCCGGTCCTGGCGATCTGCGGCCAGGTGCCGCGCGAGGAGATGGGCAGCGACTTCTTCCAGGAGGTGGACAACGACGCGCTCTTCGCCGACGTGTCGGTCTTCTGCAGGACCGTGACCAGCATCGACCAGCTGCCCGGCCTGATCGAGCAGGCCGGCAACGCGGCACTCCAGGCGCGCGGGGTGGCCGTGCTGACCCTGCCGGGCGACGTGGGAGGGCTGGACCTGCCCAAGAACACGGCCGTCCCGCGCTTCGTCGCCGAGCGGCCCGACCAGCAGCCCGGCCCCGAGGCGCTGCGGGCGGCGGCCGACGCGATCAACGCGGGGGAGCGGGTCACCCTGCTCGTCGGGCAGGGCGCGCGCCATGCCCGGGCCGAGGTGCTGCAGCTCGCCGACCGCCTCGCCGCGCCGATGGTGCTCACCCTCAAGGCCAAGGAGGGGCTCGAGCACGACAACCCCTTCGAGGTCGGGCAGTCCGGCCTGATCGGCAACCACGCCAGCAAGATCGCCTTCGACGGGTGCGACGTGCTCGTGCTCGTCGGCACCGACTTCCCCTACAAGGACTTCCTGCCCACGGGCAAGGTCGTCGTCCAGCTCGACGTCCGCGGGACCCACATCGGGCGCCGCACGCCCGTCGATCACCCCCTGGTCGGCGACGCCCGGCTCGGCCTCGCCGCGCTGCTCCCGCTGCTCGATGCCCGCACCGACCGGACCCTGCTGGACAAGGCGCGGTCGTCGTACGACGACTGGCGCGAGCGGCAGCAGCACTTCGTCGACCCCGACTACGACCAGAAGCCCGTCGGGCTGCTGCGGCGCAAGGTCGACAACGCCTCCGACCGGGTCCGGCCCGAGCTCCTCGCGGGGATCGTGGACCGGCACGCGGCGCAGGACGCGGTGTTCACCAGCGACACCGGCATGTCGACGGTGTGGCTGAGCCGGTTCGTCCGGATGAGCGGCACCCGCCGGCTGGTCGGCTCCTACAACCTCGGCTCCATGGCCAACGCCATGCCGCAGGCGCTCGGCGCCGCCGGCCTCGACCGCGACCGGCAGGTGATCGCGTTCTGCGGAGACGGCGGCCTGTCGATGCTGATGGGGGACCTGATCACCGCGGTCAGCCACGAGCTGCCGGTCAAGCTGGTCGTCTTCGACAACGGCCGGCTGGGCATGGTCAAGCTCGAGATGGAGCAGGTCGGACTGCCGGAGTTCGGGACGGTCCTGCACAACCCCGACTTCGCGCGGGTGGCCGAGGCGGTCGGCATGCACGGGATTCGCGTCGAGGACCCGCACGACGTCGAGGCGGGCGTCCTGGCGATGCTCGACCACCCCGGCCCGGTGCTCCTGGACGTGCTGACCAACCCCGACGAGATCGTCGTACCGCCGAAGCCCACGCTGAAGCAGGGGTGGGGCTTCGCCATCGCCAAGACCCGGGAGTTCGTGGACTCGCCCGAGTGAATGGAAGAATGCCCCCGTCCACCCGATCCTTGACGAGAGCAGTTCGTGGCCACCTCATCGACCGCGCCCCGCCCGGGCCACACCGATCCCGCGATCATCCGCAACTTCTGCATCATCGCGCACATCGACCACGGCAAGTCGACGCTCGCCGACCGCATGCTCCAGCTGACGGGAGTCGTCGACGCGCGCGCCGCCCGGGCGCAGTACCTCGACCGGATGGACATCGAGCGCGAGCGCGGCATCACGATCAAGAGCCAGGCCGTCCGGATGCCCTGGACGGTGCCGTCCGACAACGAGCAGGGCGCCGAGCCCGGCGCCTATGTGCTCAACATGATCGACACGCCCGGCCACGTCGACTTCACCTACGAGGTGTCCCGCTCGCTCGAGGCGTGCGAGGCGGCCGTGCTGCTCGTCGACGCCGCCCAAGGGATCGAGGCCCAGACGCTGGCCAACCTCTACCTCGCGATGAACGCCGACCTGCACATCATCCCGGTGCTCAACAAGATCGACCTGCCGAGCGCCAACCCCGAGAAGTACGCCGCGGAGCTCGCCGGCCTGATCGGCTGCGACCCCTCCGAGGTGCTGCAGACGAGCGCCAAGACCGGGCTGGGTGTCGAGGCGCTGCTCAACGAGATCGTCAAGCAGACGCCGGCACCCGTCGGCGACGCGGACGCCCCGCCGCGCGCGCTGATCTTCGACTCCGTCTACGACACCTACCGCGGCGTGGTCACCTACGTCCGGGTCATCGACGGCAAGCTCAGCCACCGTGACCGGATCAAGATGATGTCGACCGGCGCGGTGCACGAGATGCTCGAGGTCGGCGTGATCAGCCCCGAGCCGGTCAAGGGCTCCGAGATCGGCGTCGGCGAGGTCGGCTACCTGATCACCGGCGTGAAGGACGTCCGCCAGTCGCGGGTCGGTGACACCGTCACCTCCCAGCACAACGGCGCGACCGAAGCGCTCGGCGGCTACAAGCACCCCAACCCGATGGTCTACTCCGGCCTCTACCCGATCGACGGTGACGACTACCCGACGCTGCGCGACGCGCTCGAGCGGCTCCAGCTCAACGACGCTGCCCTGACCTTCGAGCCGGAGACCTCCGGCGCGCTCGGATTCGGCTTCCGCTGCGGCTTCCTGGGCCTGCTGCACATGGAGATCACCCGTGACCGCCTCGAGCGCGAGTTCAACCTCGAGCTCATCTCGACCGCGCCCAACGTGGTCTACGAGGTCCAGATGGAGGACGGGTCGGTCCACACCGTCACCAACCCCAGCGAGTACCCCGAGGGCAAGATCGCCGAGGTCCGCGAGCCGGTCGTGAAGGCGACAATCCTGGCGCCCTCCGACTACATCGGCACGATCATGGAGCTGTGCCAGCTCAAGCGTGGCCAGCTGCAGGGCATGGACTACCTGTCCGAGGACCGGGTCGAGATGCGCTACACCCTGCCGATGGGCGAGATCGTCTTCGACTTCTTCGACCAGCTGAAGTCGCGCACCAAGGGCTACGCCTCGCTCGACTACGAACGCTCCGGCGACCAGGTCGCCGACCTGGTCAAGGTCGACATCCTGCTCCAGGGCGAGCCGGTCGACGCCTTCAGCGCGATCCTGCACCGCGACGCGGCGTACTCCTACGGCGTGATGATGGCCGGCAAGCTCAAGGAGCTCATCCCGCGCCAGCAGTTCGAGGTGCCGATCCAGGCCGCCATCGGCGCCCGCGTGATCGCCCGCGAGAACATCCGCGCGATCCGCAAGGACGTGCTGGCCAAGTGCTACGGCGGTGACATCAGCCGCAAGCGCAAGCTGCTGGAGAAGCAGAAGGCGGGCAAGAAGCGGATGAAGAACATCGGCTCGGTCGAGGTCCCGCCCGAGGCGTTCGTCGCCGCGCTCTCCAACGACGGCGCCGGCAGCTCGGTCGACAAGGGCAAGAAGTAGCCACGCCCCGGGTGCGGATCCCCGCGGACCTGGAGCGCCAGCGCGCGCTCGGGCCGGACTGGGGTGTGTGGCTGGACCGCCTGCCGCGGCTGGCCGACGAGCTCCTCGACGAGTGGAAGCTCGTCGTCGACGGCGAGCCGATGTGCGGCTTCTGCTCGGTCGTGGTGCCGGTGATCACCGCTGCCGGCGAGGCGGCGGTGCTCAAGGTCGGCTTCGACGGGGACGACGAGGGCGAGTTCGAGGCGCTGATGCTGCAGCGGGCCGGCGGCCGCGGCATGGTCCGGCTGCTCCGGGCAGACCCGGGACGCCACGCCCTCCTGCTTGAGCGCGTCCACGCGCGCGACCTGTCCACGGTCGGCGACACCGAGGCGTGCGAGATCGTGGCCGGTCTCTACCCGGTGATCCACCGGCCGGCGCCGCCGCAGCTGCGCAC contains the following coding sequences:
- the lepA gene encoding translation elongation factor 4; the encoded protein is MATSSTAPRPGHTDPAIIRNFCIIAHIDHGKSTLADRMLQLTGVVDARAARAQYLDRMDIERERGITIKSQAVRMPWTVPSDNEQGAEPGAYVLNMIDTPGHVDFTYEVSRSLEACEAAVLLVDAAQGIEAQTLANLYLAMNADLHIIPVLNKIDLPSANPEKYAAELAGLIGCDPSEVLQTSAKTGLGVEALLNEIVKQTPAPVGDADAPPRALIFDSVYDTYRGVVTYVRVIDGKLSHRDRIKMMSTGAVHEMLEVGVISPEPVKGSEIGVGEVGYLITGVKDVRQSRVGDTVTSQHNGATEALGGYKHPNPMVYSGLYPIDGDDYPTLRDALERLQLNDAALTFEPETSGALGFGFRCGFLGLLHMEITRDRLEREFNLELISTAPNVVYEVQMEDGSVHTVTNPSEYPEGKIAEVREPVVKATILAPSDYIGTIMELCQLKRGQLQGMDYLSEDRVEMRYTLPMGEIVFDFFDQLKSRTKGYASLDYERSGDQVADLVKVDILLQGEPVDAFSAILHRDAAYSYGVMMAGKLKELIPRQQFEVPIQAAIGARVIARENIRAIRKDVLAKCYGGDISRKRKLLEKQKAGKKRMKNIGSVEVPPEAFVAALSNDGAGSSVDKGKK
- a CDS encoding thiamine pyrophosphate-dependent enzyme, whose amino-acid sequence is MTTVAELLIEALAEHGVTQVWGVVGDALNPVTDAIRREDRIEWVGVRHEEVAAFAASAQAQLTDRLAVCMGTVGPGAIHLLNGLYDAKKSHAPVLAICGQVPREEMGSDFFQEVDNDALFADVSVFCRTVTSIDQLPGLIEQAGNAALQARGVAVLTLPGDVGGLDLPKNTAVPRFVAERPDQQPGPEALRAAADAINAGERVTLLVGQGARHARAEVLQLADRLAAPMVLTLKAKEGLEHDNPFEVGQSGLIGNHASKIAFDGCDVLVLVGTDFPYKDFLPTGKVVVQLDVRGTHIGRRTPVDHPLVGDARLGLAALLPLLDARTDRTLLDKARSSYDDWRERQQHFVDPDYDQKPVGLLRRKVDNASDRVRPELLAGIVDRHAAQDAVFTSDTGMSTVWLSRFVRMSGTRRLVGSYNLGSMANAMPQALGAAGLDRDRQVIAFCGDGGLSMLMGDLITAVSHELPVKLVVFDNGRLGMVKLEMEQVGLPEFGTVLHNPDFARVAEAVGMHGIRVEDPHDVEAGVLAMLDHPGPVLLDVLTNPDEIVVPPKPTLKQGWGFAIAKTREFVDSPE